In Haloarcula marismortui ATCC 43049, the sequence TTATACAGCCGTAAATTCCTTTTTCAAAGAGGGTGTCATAGAACTCTTCTCACACCGTGATGATCGTGCTTCCCGGATTGTCTCCGCGTTCGTAATTGGTGATTGCGACGACCAGGCGAAGACACAGTGCGAGGAAGACCTGCGCTCGTGCGTGGGCGCGGCCTCGGGCGTGCGTTCGCCCGAGGCCGCAGTCCTTCACTGATTCGTTGGTTCGTTCCACTCCAGTGCGGCGATTGTACGTCTGGTTTAGTATCGATTGTTTCAGCTGTACATCCTCGCTGTGTTTCTCAATGCGGTCCTCGACCCTGTATTCGATATCTTTCGGGTCGTCAGCGTTTCTAGCATTGTACGGGGCGACTGGCACGACCCCTGCGGCCAGCAGGTGGTCGTGCCAGTCGAGGGTGTCGTAGGCGCTGTCACCGACCATCCAAATCGGCTTGGCGACGGCGAGCGCGTCACAGGTGACGCGCATCGCCGTCTCTTCTGGCGCTTGTTTGCTCTCGGTGAACTCCGCTGCAATCGGTATTTTTTGTCCGGTCGAAACAATCGTACAGCCGTAGCCGTAGTAGTACTCTTCATCGGTTGGATCGTAGCATTTCGACGCATCTTGGTCAGCGGGCATCGCCCTCACGTCGGTTGAATCGATGCAGTAGGTCAAGTCGAGCAGGCCGCGCCGGGCGGCCTGCTCGACGAGGTGGTCAAAGACTTCGTCGACGACGTGTTCGAGGTCAGTAAGGAACCGATCGACCGCGTCTCTTGACGGCGGTCGATCGAAGCCACAGCTCAGCCAGACAACCGTGTTCTGAAGCTCCCGCTCAGCAGGACGAATTCCGTAGATATCACGGTAATAGCAGTGGAGGAACCCACGCAGCATCTCTGGTGGTTTATGCTCTCGTGTTCGCCCCGTCTCCGCCGGGGCGAACACGTCGAACTCGCCAAGAAACTCGAAGGAGAGATGCTCAAACAACGCTAACGTCTCGGTCTCCGCGACATTGAAGAACGACTCTACCGAAGGCTCATTCTGCAGGGTCGCTGAGTCCATACCACCTCAGCATTCACCCTGCTCTTTGGTGTGGTAACTGTTCTATGACACCCTCTAGCTAACTGCATATAGTTCACAAACTAGTCGGTTGAGCGTGGGCCGTGGTGTATGTTCTGCCGATGTGCTGGTCGTTAGATGAGATGTTCGACGGACTCGCCGTCCCGGGCTAAAGTCGTTCCCGTCCATCGTTGGGTATCTGGGTGATATTGAGACGAATACTGACACACCGGTCTGCTGGAGCGTATCAGTGCTTGCCAGTAAGTCATCGGTGGCGGGGCGTTCGGTTCCTTCCCCCTCTAATCGAACACCAGTCGCTCTCCATTCCGGCCAGAAATCGAAGTCCCTTCGATACGCTGTTGGACGCGTTCGATGTCGTATGGAACCCGACAGAGATCGACAGACAGGTCGGACAAACCGACGACGCCATATGCAGCATCTGGATCGCCGTCACGAGGTTGGCCGACACTGCCGGGGTTGATCACGAGTCCGTCATCGAATGTCTCAGCGTGTTGGATGTGCGTGTGGCCCAAAACGAGGACATCCTCGTCCTCAAGGAGTGTTGGCGAAAAGTCAGCCGGTTCTGTGTATCGGTCTTGCTCGTCAGGATGGTCATGCACGATTTTGAGTCGCTCGTCGAACAGTCGGAGTTCGCGGGGAAGATCCCCTAACCACTCGAGGTCGTCCGTCGAAAGGACTCGACGAGCATATTCGTCGCCAGATTCCCAGGTCATCCCCCTGACGACATTGCGATCGTGGTTTCCCACGACGGTCGGGATACTTCGGTCCCTGACCATGTTTAGACATGCCTTGGGCGATGGCCCGTAGCCGACGATGTCACCGGCACAGAGGAGTGCATCGACAGGTTCCATATCGTCAAGGACCGCCCTCAATGCAACAGCGTTGGCATGAATATCGGAGAGCAACCCGATGCGCGTCGCCTCGGTCATCGCATTCCTAAATTTGACATGTGGATCGTGATTAACCTACGGGCCAGCCATCGGCGTGTGATCATTGGTCGATAGCTAAGTCTGGTGTTCTGAGCTTCACATCAACATTGTACTGGCGATGTGTGTGTGGTCTAGAGCGAGGTGATAATGCCTATTCCAGTTTCTTAGTTGGTTCACTGACGGTCAATTGCCCTTTGTTAGCAGCCTCACTGGCATTCTCTAGGCTGTCAAGGTGCTCACGGGTCCAACCAATGTATCTGAGCAATTGGCCAACCGCTCTGTCGCTGCCATCGGACTTTTTCAATTCAACAAGACACATCTTGAAGTCGGTTTTGTGAATCGAGAAGATGTCTGGTCATCTGACCACAGTCGAAAGTGCCACGCCTGCATCTAGATAACCTGTCTGGAACATTTTTAACACAGGACCCACCTCGTTCAGCTACGACTGTGTGGCGCTCTAATTAAACGGCTGACCGTGACCTATGAGTGGCTGCAAAGACTGAGATAGCGACATATCTACTCAGATATCTGTCACGTAGTTCTAGCAACCGAGCGTGCAACACGCCGTAGCGTGCTATTATTGGCTGTGTCGGCTGGGGACCTACTCACGTAATAGGTGGTCCCATCCACCGACCAACTAATGCGTACCGTCCTGTTTGTACGCGTTTGCCTTGCCTCGAACTCACCCACTTGCACGGGCACTCCCGGAGTCGTATTCTGTGTCCCGTTGAGAATCCAAATCCTGTACTGGGTGTCATTGCCAGTGGCCTCATACCTGAGTGTCGCCACTTCGGGATCAGATGTGCGGTGTGAAGCAACTTCTAACTCGAATTCTGCTGGCATGTTCGGGTCTGGTACTGGGAGTGAGGCAGCGTCGGCCAGCGCTGCTCGCGACTCGTAGTTATTAAATTGAATTTGTTGTGCGTCGTCCGGAATCTCTTGTGGTTCAAGTTGGAACGTTCCAGGTTCGAATGTCGGATTGAACGTTACATTCCGATATGTGACTATATACTCATAGTCATCACCATAGGCAACGAACTCTGTCTGTCGTTTGATTGGAAATAAGGACTCAGTATCTAGCCACAGCGTCTGTGACCGCAGCGACATATCTTCACTGGCCGGAGCTAGCTCTAGCCGATAGGCTTCTCGCCCGTCAATCGATTCTGTCCCATTGTATAGGACTGTCACATTCCCGCCACGATACGCAGACGAACTGTTTTCTCCAGACTCGTTTTTTTGTGGCACTACTGGCAGGGGTGAAATGCCCGGTGTCGCCGTTGG encodes:
- a CDS encoding IS5-like element ISHma6 family transposase, with product MDSATLQNEPSVESFFNVAETETLALFEHLSFEFLGEFDVFAPAETGRTREHKPPEMLRGFLHCYYRDIYGIRPAERELQNTVVWLSCGFDRPPSRDAVDRFLTDLEHVVDEVFDHLVEQAARRGLLDLTYCIDSTDVRAMPADQDASKCYDPTDEEYYYGYGCTIVSTGQKIPIAAEFTESKQAPEETAMRVTCDALAVAKPIWMVGDSAYDTLDWHDHLLAAGVVPVAPYNARNADDPKDIEYRVEDRIEKHSEDVQLKQSILNQTYNRRTGVERTNESVKDCGLGRTHARGRAHARAQVFLALCLRLVVAITNYERGDNPGSTIITV
- a CDS encoding metallophosphoesterase family protein; this translates as MTEATRIGLLSDIHANAVALRAVLDDMEPVDALLCAGDIVGYGPSPKACLNMVRDRSIPTVVGNHDRNVVRGMTWESGDEYARRVLSTDDLEWLGDLPRELRLFDERLKIVHDHPDEQDRYTEPADFSPTLLEDEDVLVLGHTHIQHAETFDDGLVINPGSVGQPRDGDPDAAYGVVGLSDLSVDLCRVPYDIERVQQRIEGTSISGRNGERLVFD